TGCCCGCGCGGCCGCCGAGTCCACCGAGCTGACGCTCTACAGCTACCTCGGCGGCCCGAACGCCTGCACCCTGCCGGTCCCGATGATGAACATCATGAACGGCGGCGCGCACGCGGATAACAACGTCGACTTGCAGGAGTTCATGGTCATGCCGGTCGGCGCGGGCTCCTTCCGCGAGGGCCTGCGCATGTGCGCGGAGATCTACCACACGCTCAAGAAGGTCCTGAAGGAGCGCAAGCTCGCCACGGGTGTCGGCGACGAGGGCGGCTTCGCGCCGGACCTCGACAGCAACGAGGATGCGCTCAAGGTCATCATGGCCGCCATCGAGCAGGCCGGCTACACGCCCGGCGAGCAGATCCGCATCGCGCTCGACCCGGCCACGACCGAGATCTACGACGCCGAGCGCGGCGTCTACATGCTCAAAGGCGAGGGCCGCGAGCTCACGAGCGCGCAGATGGTGGACTTCTGGGCCGACCTCGTGGACCGCTACCCGATCGTCAGCATCGAGGACGGCATGGCCGAGGAGGACTGGGACGGCTGGAAGCTGCTGACCGAGCGGCTCGGTTCGCGGATCCAGCTCGTGGGCGACGACCTGTTCGTCACCAACACCGAGCGCCTCAAGAAGGGCATCGCGATGGGGGTCGCCAACTCGATCCTCGTCAAGGTC
This window of the Actinomycetota bacterium genome carries:
- the eno gene encoding phosphopyruvate hydratase, which codes for MSYITDIHAREVLDSRGNPTVEVEVLLDDGSFGRAMVPSGASTGAFEAVELRDGDSARYLGKGVLTAVKNVNETLAEELVGIDATDQRGLDAAMVALDATPNKAALGANAVLGVSLAAARAAAESTELTLYSYLGGPNACTLPVPMMNIMNGGAHADNNVDLQEFMVMPVGAGSFREGLRMCAEIYHTLKKVLKERKLATGVGDEGGFAPDLDSNEDALKVIMAAIEQAGYTPGEQIRIALDPATTEIYDAERGVYMLKGEGRELTSAQMVDFWADLVDRYPIVSIEDGMAEEDWDGWKLLTERLGSRIQLVGDDLFVTNTERLKKGIAMGVANSILVKVNQIGTLTETLEAIETAKRAGYTCVISHRSGETEDSTIADLAVAVNAGQIKTGAPARSDRIAKYNQLLRIEEELAESSVYPGMEAFYNIR